Proteins encoded in a region of the uncultured Paludibaculum sp. genome:
- a CDS encoding EF-hand domain-containing protein: MLSSIGSLTSTLNASSTAQTQSKVVDKMFEKVDTNKDGQITKDELAQSLESGKSQADSSGKKLSVDELFQMLDSGGKGYITKEDAAAGLDAMAQKLAEAKSKTSGGGESTGGGGGAKGAGASGASSTSTDYDPKDTNQDGTVSLQEELAYVMKHYAKTDAVEISTQESSTETYA, from the coding sequence ATGCTCAGTTCCATCGGTAGTCTCACCTCGACACTCAACGCTTCGTCCACCGCACAGACGCAGTCGAAGGTGGTCGACAAGATGTTCGAGAAGGTCGACACGAATAAGGACGGGCAGATCACCAAGGACGAGTTGGCGCAGTCGCTGGAATCCGGCAAGTCGCAGGCCGACAGCAGCGGCAAGAAACTCAGCGTCGACGAGCTGTTCCAGATGCTCGACTCCGGAGGCAAGGGGTACATTACCAAGGAAGACGCCGCAGCCGGCCTGGACGCCATGGCCCAGAAGCTCGCGGAAGCCAAATCGAAAACGTCAGGCGGGGGAGAGTCGACCGGCGGTGGCGGAGGAGCCAAGGGCGCCGGAGCGAGCGGGGCGAGTTCCACCAGCACGGACTACGATCCGAAGGACACCAACCAGGACGGCACGGTCTCGCTGCAGGAGGAGCTCGCCTACGTCATGAAGCACTACGCCAAGACGGACGCCGTGGAGATCTCCACGCAGGAGTCCTCAACGGAAACGTACGCGTAG
- a CDS encoding ABC transporter permease, producing the protein MSFWSRLSNVFRGDRLNREIDEELESHIADAMEQGRDEAEARRALGTPLRLREQSRDFHLLPWLDSLRADAVLGWRQIRKRKIASASAILSLGLAIGSCTAAFRIIDALLLRPLPVAHPEQLHALTRTGFGFDGKFDVFYAWAYPSFRLMSDAVQGQTELLALGFVERMDITYSSDEEMEKANVQYVSGRMFPSFGLQPAVGRLFSGAEDNMARPQPFAVLSYDYWSRRFGRDPGVVGRRLRIGEKLYEIVGVSGEAFTGTEPGSVTGVFLPATMHAGAKEEGWTWLRTVVRIPPGTALGPVEAKLAASSRAFEENRAKGFQGITQANIQRYLDRTVELRPAWAGVSSLQLEYRRALGAMAVLVVLVLLIACANVANLMTAQAAARAREMALRVSIGAGRARLVQLVLVESGLIALAAAAAGAGFSAWAAPFVVSRINQPDNPARLAMPIDWRVLAFAFGLTLLVTCLFGLAPALRASGVKPASALKGGADPHSRRRLMHGLIALQVTFCFVVLFVSGLFVETFRRLSDRPTGFAPDRLMVLYATPKQRQLPAVWEELARRLRDVPGVESVATSSWPLLDGMSWNNFVSVHDGPPSSVLAYFLAASPGWMDTMKISILEGSDFRPDATSPGSAIVNETFVRTFFPGERALGQTFLKFRDRFQIVGIVRDTPYKGLRGPALPLVFVPQHELDTQGGQMPIRSMSFLVRTRNDRPLALAGALRAEVRRLRPDFRVTNIRTQQELIEAQTVRERLLAMLALFFTVVALLLAGVGLYGVLDYSVLQRRREIGIRMAIGARAGDIGRLVTSASLRMVLAGSAAGIVLGLVAARSIQSLLYGVKATDPAMLVLPWVVIVGTALAAALPAVVRAVRINPVTSLRAE; encoded by the coding sequence ATGTCGTTCTGGTCGCGACTGTCGAATGTGTTCCGGGGAGACCGGTTGAACCGCGAGATCGACGAAGAGTTGGAGTCACACATCGCCGACGCCATGGAGCAGGGCCGCGACGAGGCAGAGGCCCGGCGCGCGCTCGGCACACCGCTACGGCTCCGCGAGCAGAGCCGCGATTTCCACCTGCTGCCGTGGCTCGATTCTCTGCGCGCGGATGCGGTGCTGGGCTGGCGGCAGATCAGGAAGCGCAAGATCGCCTCGGCCTCGGCCATCCTGTCGCTGGGCTTGGCCATCGGGTCGTGTACGGCCGCGTTCCGGATCATCGACGCGCTGCTGCTGCGCCCTCTGCCGGTGGCGCATCCGGAGCAATTGCACGCGTTGACACGCACGGGCTTCGGCTTCGACGGCAAATTCGACGTGTTCTACGCGTGGGCCTATCCGTCCTTCCGGCTGATGTCGGATGCGGTACAGGGGCAGACGGAACTGCTGGCCCTCGGATTCGTCGAGCGGATGGACATCACCTATTCGTCCGATGAGGAGATGGAAAAGGCCAACGTCCAGTATGTCTCCGGGCGGATGTTCCCGTCGTTCGGACTGCAGCCCGCAGTGGGCCGGCTGTTCAGCGGCGCGGAGGACAACATGGCGCGGCCGCAACCGTTCGCCGTGCTCTCCTACGACTACTGGTCGCGGCGATTCGGGCGCGATCCGGGCGTGGTGGGTCGACGGTTGCGTATTGGCGAGAAGCTTTACGAAATCGTGGGTGTGAGCGGTGAGGCCTTCACGGGCACGGAGCCGGGCAGCGTCACGGGCGTCTTCCTGCCGGCCACGATGCATGCGGGCGCCAAGGAAGAGGGTTGGACCTGGCTCCGCACAGTGGTGAGGATCCCACCGGGCACGGCCCTGGGGCCCGTGGAGGCAAAGCTGGCCGCCTCTTCTCGCGCCTTTGAGGAGAACCGGGCCAAAGGGTTCCAGGGCATCACACAGGCCAATATCCAGCGCTATCTCGACCGGACCGTGGAACTGCGGCCTGCCTGGGCGGGGGTCTCTTCGCTCCAACTGGAATACCGGCGTGCGTTGGGCGCGATGGCCGTGCTCGTAGTGCTGGTGCTGTTGATCGCATGCGCGAATGTGGCCAATCTGATGACCGCCCAGGCGGCGGCGCGAGCGCGGGAGATGGCGCTCCGCGTCTCGATTGGCGCGGGCCGCGCACGTCTGGTGCAACTGGTGCTGGTGGAAAGCGGGCTGATAGCGCTAGCGGCTGCAGCGGCAGGTGCGGGGTTCTCGGCCTGGGCAGCGCCATTTGTCGTGAGCCGGATCAACCAGCCGGACAATCCGGCGCGGCTGGCGATGCCGATCGACTGGCGTGTGCTGGCCTTCGCCTTTGGGCTCACGCTGTTGGTCACCTGCCTGTTCGGACTTGCGCCAGCCCTGCGCGCTTCAGGCGTGAAGCCGGCCAGCGCGTTGAAGGGCGGCGCGGATCCGCACTCGCGGCGGCGGCTGATGCATGGCCTCATCGCGCTGCAGGTGACATTCTGCTTCGTTGTCCTGTTTGTCTCCGGCCTGTTCGTGGAGACCTTCCGCCGTCTCTCTGACAGGCCCACCGGCTTTGCGCCGGACCGGCTGATGGTTCTCTACGCCACGCCGAAGCAACGCCAACTGCCGGCGGTATGGGAGGAGTTGGCTCGGCGATTGCGCGATGTGCCGGGGGTGGAGTCCGTGGCTACGTCCTCCTGGCCTCTGCTGGATGGCATGTCGTGGAACAACTTCGTATCGGTGCATGACGGGCCGCCGAGTTCCGTGCTCGCCTACTTCCTGGCGGCTTCACCGGGCTGGATGGATACGATGAAGATCTCCATCCTGGAAGGCTCCGATTTCCGGCCGGATGCAACGTCACCCGGCTCCGCCATCGTCAATGAAACGTTCGTGAGGACATTCTTCCCCGGAGAACGCGCCTTGGGGCAGACGTTCCTAAAGTTCCGTGACCGGTTTCAGATAGTCGGTATTGTCCGCGATACCCCTTACAAGGGGTTGCGAGGACCGGCCCTGCCGCTGGTCTTCGTCCCACAACATGAGTTGGACACACAGGGTGGACAGATGCCAATTCGCAGCATGTCGTTTCTCGTGCGCACCAGGAACGACCGGCCCCTTGCGCTGGCGGGAGCCTTACGCGCCGAGGTGCGGCGGCTGCGTCCGGATTTCCGCGTCACCAACATCCGCACGCAGCAGGAACTGATCGAAGCCCAGACGGTGCGGGAACGGCTGCTGGCGATGCTGGCGCTGTTCTTTACGGTGGTGGCACTGCTGCTAGCCGGCGTCGGGCTGTACGGCGTACTGGATTACTCGGTGTTGCAGCGGCGGCGGGAGATCGGCATTCGGATGGCGATTGGAGCCCGGGCGGGCGATATCGGGCGGCTGGTGACCTCAGCGTCCTTGCGGATGGTACTGGCGGGCTCGGCGGCGGGCATCGTGCTGGGTCTGGTCGCGGCGCGGTCCATTCAATCGCTGCTCTATGGGGTGAAGGCGACGGATCCGGCGATGCTGGTTCTGCCCTGGGTGGTGATTGTAGGGACGGCCCTGGCTGCGGCGCTGCCGGCGGTGGTTCGCGCGGTGCGGATCAACCCCGTGACCAGCCTGCGGGCGGAATAA
- a CDS encoding ABC transporter permease, with amino-acid sequence MSIWTRIGNVFRGERLNRELDEELESHIAEAVEEGRRPDEARQALGSALLHREASRDLRLLPWLDSLRADAVLGWRHIRKRKVASAAAILSLGLAIGSCTAAFRIIDALLLRPLPVAHPEELYALQRTGFVFTGKVETYDSWSYPAFRLIAEAVRGQAELLALGHIERVDVTFGSEDDIEKANVQYVSGRMFPSFGLRPAVGRLFSGAEDDLSHPPPYAVLSYDYWARRFGADPRVVGRKVRIGAKVFEIVGVSGEGFTGTEPGSVTGIFLPTTMHIGAREEGWTWMRTLARIPPATAPEPILARVAAVSRAFEENRAKRFEGITQENIQRYLDQKVEMKPAWAGVSSLQKEYRRALQAIAVLVALVLLIACANVANLLSAQAAARAREMALRVSIGAGRGRLVQLVLVESGLMALLAAAAGGVFAAWAAPFVVAHINMPDDPARLVMPVDWRVTAFAFALTLVVAGLFGLAPALRASGVKPANALKGGTDPHSRRRLMHGLIAAQVTFCFVVLFVSGLFVETFHKLSERPMGFVPDGLLVVDVAPKQPQFPVVWEELTARIRALPGVESAATSCWPLIGAMGWNGFVSIHDGPPSTVLAYMLAVSPGWLETMKIPLLDGSDFRPDATAPGAAIVNETFVKTFLPGERALGQTFRRVREGYQIVGIIRDTPYQGLRAPTPPLAIFPQHQLDKRGQLLPVRSMSFLVRVKGDAPLALAPALRAELARARPDFRVTNVRTFQELLDGQTLQERLLAMLALFFTVVALLLAGVGLYGVLDYSVLQRRREIGIRMALGARGGDIAVRVTSEIYMMVALGAVAGLALGMASARYIESLFYQVKATDLPVLTFPSITLLAAALLASLPAVVRAVRTDPATTLRAE; translated from the coding sequence ATGTCGATCTGGACGCGCATTGGCAATGTGTTTCGCGGTGAGCGGCTGAACCGCGAGTTGGACGAGGAATTGGAGTCGCACATCGCGGAAGCGGTGGAGGAGGGGCGGCGTCCCGACGAGGCACGCCAGGCCCTGGGCTCAGCACTGTTGCATCGGGAGGCAAGCCGCGATCTGCGGCTGTTGCCATGGCTCGACTCGCTGCGGGCCGACGCCGTGCTGGGCTGGCGGCACATCCGCAAGCGCAAGGTCGCTTCCGCGGCAGCGATTCTGTCACTGGGTTTGGCCATCGGGTCGTGTACGGCGGCGTTCCGGATTATCGACGCGCTGCTGCTGCGGCCGCTGCCGGTGGCGCATCCAGAGGAGCTCTACGCGCTGCAGCGCACCGGCTTCGTTTTCACGGGCAAGGTGGAGACCTACGACTCCTGGTCGTATCCGGCATTCCGACTGATCGCGGAGGCGGTGCGCGGGCAGGCGGAGTTGCTGGCGCTGGGCCATATCGAACGGGTCGATGTGACCTTTGGATCTGAGGATGACATCGAGAAAGCCAACGTGCAGTATGTCTCCGGGCGGATGTTCCCGTCGTTCGGGCTGCGGCCCGCGGTGGGCCGCCTGTTCAGCGGCGCCGAGGACGATCTTTCGCATCCACCGCCCTATGCGGTGCTGTCGTACGACTACTGGGCGCGGCGCTTCGGAGCGGACCCCCGTGTGGTGGGCCGGAAGGTGCGGATCGGGGCGAAGGTGTTCGAGATTGTGGGTGTGTCGGGAGAGGGTTTCACCGGGACCGAGCCGGGCTCGGTGACGGGGATCTTCCTTCCAACGACGATGCATATCGGCGCGCGCGAAGAGGGCTGGACCTGGATGCGGACACTGGCGCGCATTCCGCCCGCCACGGCGCCGGAGCCGATTCTGGCCCGGGTGGCGGCGGTGTCGCGAGCGTTCGAGGAGAACCGCGCGAAGAGATTCGAGGGCATTACGCAGGAGAACATCCAGCGGTATCTCGACCAGAAGGTGGAGATGAAGCCGGCGTGGGCCGGCGTTTCGTCGCTGCAGAAGGAGTACCGGCGCGCGTTGCAGGCAATCGCCGTGCTGGTGGCGCTGGTGCTGCTGATCGCGTGCGCGAATGTGGCGAATCTGCTGTCGGCGCAGGCGGCGGCGCGAGCACGGGAAATGGCGCTGCGGGTCTCCATCGGCGCCGGGCGCGGCCGACTGGTGCAACTGGTGCTGGTGGAGAGCGGACTCATGGCGCTGCTGGCCGCGGCAGCGGGCGGCGTGTTCGCGGCCTGGGCGGCGCCGTTTGTGGTGGCCCACATCAACATGCCGGACGATCCGGCGCGGCTGGTGATGCCGGTGGACTGGCGGGTGACGGCGTTCGCCTTCGCGTTGACGCTGGTGGTGGCTGGTCTGTTCGGGCTGGCGCCGGCGCTGCGGGCGTCTGGGGTGAAACCAGCCAACGCGCTGAAGGGTGGCACGGATCCGCACTCGCGGAGGCGGCTGATGCACGGGCTGATTGCTGCGCAGGTGACGTTCTGCTTCGTGGTGCTGTTTGTCTCCGGGCTGTTCGTGGAGACATTCCACAAGCTGTCGGAACGGCCGATGGGGTTTGTGCCGGACGGGTTGCTGGTGGTGGACGTCGCGCCGAAGCAACCGCAGTTTCCGGTGGTGTGGGAGGAGTTGACCGCACGGATCCGGGCGTTGCCGGGCGTGGAGTCGGCGGCGACGTCTTGTTGGCCGCTGATCGGCGCCATGGGGTGGAACGGGTTCGTGTCGATTCACGATGGGCCGCCGAGCACCGTGCTGGCGTACATGCTGGCGGTGTCGCCGGGCTGGCTGGAGACGATGAAGATCCCGCTGCTCGACGGTTCCGACTTCCGGCCGGACGCTACGGCGCCGGGAGCGGCGATCGTCAATGAGACATTCGTGAAGACGTTCCTCCCCGGCGAACGGGCGCTGGGCCAGACGTTCCGGCGGGTCCGCGAAGGGTATCAGATTGTCGGCATCATCCGGGACACGCCGTATCAGGGGCTGCGCGCGCCGACGCCGCCGCTGGCCATTTTTCCGCAACATCAGCTCGACAAGCGCGGCCAGTTGCTGCCGGTGCGCAGCATGTCGTTCCTGGTGCGGGTGAAGGGGGATGCGCCGCTGGCGCTGGCTCCGGCGTTGCGAGCGGAGCTCGCCCGGGCGCGGCCAGATTTCCGGGTGACCAATGTCCGCACGTTCCAGGAGTTGCTCGACGGCCAGACGCTGCAGGAGCGGCTGCTGGCAATGCTGGCGCTGTTCTTCACAGTGGTGGCGCTGCTGCTGGCCGGGGTCGGGCTCTATGGGGTGCTGGACTACTCGGTGCTGCAGCGGCGGCGCGAGATCGGCATCCGCATGGCGCTGGGCGCGCGTGGAGGCGACATCGCGGTGCGGGTCACGTCGGAGATCTACATGATGGTGGCCCTGGGCGCCGTGGCCGGCCTCGCGTTGGGCATGGCGTCGGCCCGCTACATCGAATCTCTGTTCTACCAGGTGAAGGCCACCGATCTGCCTGTGTTGACGTTCCCGTCCATCACGCTGCTAGCCGCTGCATTGCTGGCCTCTCTACCGGCAGTGGTGAGGGCTGTCCGGACCGATCCGGCCACGACCCTGCGGGCGGAGTAA
- a CDS encoding LysE family translocator, whose amino-acid sequence MQLLPPPAELLIFVTAAVVLLVIPGPAVLYIVARSVDQGRRAGFASCAGISTGGLVHVLAATFGLSALLVSSAMAYSVVKYAGAAYLIYLGIRKLREKPVAGTVGHAAPSSLRRIYAQGVVVQLLNPKSALFFFSFLPQFVSPARGPVMPQLLALGLLFACMGFVSDCLWAFTAGTASGWLRGNPAFLRHQRYVSGSVYIGLGLATAVSGSRAPK is encoded by the coding sequence ATGCAACTGCTGCCTCCGCCCGCAGAGCTGTTGATCTTCGTCACCGCCGCTGTCGTACTGCTGGTGATTCCAGGACCGGCCGTGCTGTATATTGTCGCCCGCAGTGTGGACCAGGGCCGCCGTGCGGGCTTCGCGTCGTGCGCGGGTATTTCGACGGGCGGCCTGGTACATGTACTGGCCGCGACCTTCGGACTCTCCGCTCTGCTCGTCTCGTCCGCCATGGCCTACTCCGTCGTGAAGTATGCGGGCGCCGCGTACCTGATCTACCTGGGCATCCGAAAACTGCGGGAAAAACCCGTCGCGGGCACCGTGGGCCACGCCGCACCATCGAGCCTGCGCCGGATCTACGCGCAGGGGGTGGTCGTGCAGTTGCTGAACCCGAAGTCGGCGCTGTTCTTCTTCTCGTTCCTGCCGCAATTTGTGAGTCCGGCACGTGGCCCGGTGATGCCGCAGTTGCTGGCGCTGGGACTGCTGTTCGCCTGCATGGGTTTTGTGAGCGACTGCCTGTGGGCGTTCACGGCGGGCACGGCCTCGGGGTGGTTGCGGGGGAACCCGGCGTTCCTGCGGCACCAGCGGTATGTGTCGGGGTCGGTGTACATTGGGCTCGGTCTGGCCACGGCGGTGAGCGGGTCGCGAGCGCCCAAATAG